The DNA sequence TGAAGAATCATTTTTGATGAGGTTTCATCATCGTACTAATATTTTTTTTAATCCAATACTTCATCATATTTTTTTGATGTCTTTATCTTTTTGAAATTATTTGAAATTTTGAAAGATGTGTCCTACTCGTTTGATAATCAATTTGATTTTGATTGAAATTACTTATCGAAAAACTACAATCGTTTACTTTATAATTCTATAGACTGTTTATTTTTAGATAATTCTCCTTAGTCGCCCGTAGTGGCATGATTTTCCTTGTTTTGTTTTAAAGATACAGATTTTCTGTTGTTCGATCGAAGACCAAGAAAAGCAAAATGACTGTAAAATTCAATTGTTTTTAATGGATTAGATGAGGGAAAGTATTTTGTATTTTTTTAACTTTGATAAAATTCAAAAACGATATGAGAGATAAATTTTTGTTGTGGGGAGCAATTATTTTAATTGTTTCCTGGGCAGTTGCTTTTTTGATAATGGCAGATTGGTGGATTCCTATTTTATTTACTATTATTTATGCTATTGGAGTTTATAATGTTACACAGTCCAAGCATGCCATTTTAAGGAACTTTCCCGTGTTAGGTTATTTTAGATATTTCTTTGAAGATATCTCTCCTGAAATGCAGCAGTATTTTATTGAGCGGGAAACAGATGGGAAGCCTTTTCCAAGAAATCAGCGATCTGCTGTTTACCGGCGTGCAAAAAACCTTAGTGATACTGTTCCGTTCGGAACACAGCTGGAGGTTAATCAAAGAAAATATGAGGGAATTAAACATTCCATTTATGCTAAATCGCCCTCAGAAGAATTGCCGAGAGTATGGGTAGGAGGAGAACAATGTACGCAGCCTTATCATGCTTCTTTATTTAATATTTCAGCAATGAGCTTTGGGGCGTTGAGCGATAGAGCGCAGATTTCTTTGAACAGGGGTGCGAAAAAGGGGAATTTTTACCATAACACTGGTGAAGGAGGAATTTCTCCCCATCATTTAGAGGGTGGTGATCTATGTTGGCAAATTGGAACGGGGTATTTTGGATGTAGAGATGAAGAAGGAAAATTTAATCCGGATTTATTTGTAAAATATTCAACGCTTCCCAATGTGAAAATGATTGAAATCAAATTGTCTCAGGGTGCAAAACCAGGACATGGAGGGGTTTTACCAGGGGTAAAAAATACACCTGAAATTGCAAAAATTCGTCATGTAACACCAGGGATGACTATTATTTCACCACCATCTCATTCGTCTTTTTCTAATGCTGCAGGACTGTTGAGGTTTGTGGAACAACTTAGAGAGCTTTCGGGGGGAAAACCGGTAGGTTTTAAACTCTGTATAGGGGATACAAAGGAATTTGAAGATATCTGTGTTCAGATGAATGTGCTGAAAATTTATCCTGATTTTATTACGATAGACGGTGCAGAAGGAGGAACAGGAGCAGCACCTCCAGAGTTTTCTGATGGAGTAGGAATGCCATTAGAACCTGCTCTTATCTTTGTAAACAAAACACTTAATAACTATAATGTAAGAAATAAATTAAGAGTTATTGCCAGTGGTAAAGTACTAACGAGTCTTGATATTTTGAGGGCTATATCTATGGGGGCGGATATGTGTAATAATGCCAGAGGATTTATGTTTTCTTTGGGATGTATTCAGGCGCTCAGATGTAACACAAACAATTGTCCTACAGGTGTTGCTACACAGGACAAAATGTTGATTAAAGGGCTGGATGTTACCGATAAAAGTGAAAGAGTGTATCATTTTCATAAAAATACCCTTCATACCTGTAATGAGTTGATTGCTGCGGCCGGGAGAAGTTCTTATGAAGAAGTAGATGCTTCTATGTTTATGAGAGGAGATGAATTTGATCATCTTGCGGATCTGTATTTTCCGGATGTCTTAGGAAATGTAAGGCAGAAAACCAGAATATAAAAAAAGCGCTTCAATTGATGAAGCGCTTTTTTGTTTATTGTTATTCCTGACTGGTAGGTCTGGTTTTCGTATCATAAACTTGAAAGTTAAAAACGAATGTTCTGTTTTGAAGAGAATATCCTATGTAGTTATAGTGTGCATCTCTTGCAAAAGCAGCTCTTGAAGGTACGATGATCACACCCTGTAAATTATAGGCTGCACCATCAGGTCTGTCGTCATAGCTTTTGAAATACTTTAATCCTTCCTGAAGCCCTTCAATTTCATAATATTTTCTTTCTTTTGCTGCTCCGGTAACATTAGGGTCATTCAAAACTGAATTCTTTACATAATACCACATAGGATCAGAAATTGGAGATCCTCCTCCATTGATCGTATTAACAAGATATGGAGCTACAGGAGAAATGGTAAGAGAAACAGTGCCATCTATGTTAGTGGCAAGATAATTACCCGCTCTAACCATCATTTTAAGAACATCTGTTCCCCCTATGGTTTTTGCCGGAGAAGGCTGTGCACCATTCCTTACAATATAAACAACCCCTGAAGGAAGTTTTATAGGATTTAGCTCTGCTAATTTTTTCTCATGATCATCAATGGTATCTGTCGCGCTGAATGCTTTTATATTTCCTTGAGTATCCAGATAATTATCATTTAAGAACTTTTGGATTGCCTGATCATCATAGGTATTTCGTACTGCTACATCATCTGGCTCTACAAATGTTTGTGGATCGTCATCTTTTTTACAAGCAGAAAAACATAAAGATCCTGCAAGGATATATAAAAATATTTTTTTCATTTCAAAAACTTTAATTACTTTACAAATAATATAACGGCAAAAGTATAAAAAATTATGAGAATAGATAAATTTTTATGGAGCATTCGTTTTTATAAAACGAGAACTATTGCAACTGAGGAGGTTAAAAAAAATAGAGTTTCTATTGGAGACTCTGTTGTAAAGTCATCTAAAGAGGTAAAAGAGGGAGATGTAATAAAAATCCGTAAAAATCAGGTAGACTACAAAATCAAAGTAATTCAGATTCCAAAAAGCAGGATGGGTGCCAAATTAGTGCCCCTCCATATCAAAGACGTTACGGATAAAGAACAATATGAATTGCTCAGATTACGTAAAATGACTCAGGACTATTACAGAAATAGAGGGGAGGGAAGACCCACTAAAAAAGATAGAAGAGACATGGATGGATATGTTGAAAATGATGTTGCTTCAGATTTTACGGATTGGGACGACTTTTTCGGTGAAAACAGTAATGAGGAAGATGAAGGAGACGAGAAATCATAAGTAGAGTTTCTCAACGATTTCATCAACAATATCCTGCGGCTCTCTTGAGTCGGTATTGACACTGATTAAAGCTTTGTTATAGAATTCATTTCGTTCAAACAAATGCTTTGCTATAAACTCAGGAAGGTTTTCATCAGAAATATTGGCTATCAACGGTCTTTTTTCTTTTTGTTTTGAAAGCCTTTCTGTTAATGTACCAATAGAAGCACGGAGAAATATGCTTTTTGAATTATTATTAATAATCTCCATATTGTTATAATAAACAGGAGTTCCTCCACCAAGACTTAAAATAAGATTTTCCTCGGTCGCAAGTATTTCTTCTAAAGTTTCTCTTTCTAGCTTTCTAAAGTAGATTTCGCCCTTTTTTTCGAAGATTTCCGGAATGGTTAATTTATTTCGCCTGGAAATCTCTTTATCTAGGTCAATTAATTTAAAATTTATTTTTTCGCTTAAAATTTTGGAAATGTGTGATTTGCCACAACCCATGTATCCGACTAGTGAAATTATCATGAAATATTTTTAAACAAATTTGCGAAAAAGTTTTGAGAAATTAAAAAAAGTTATATCTTTGCACCACTTAAAACAAGGGACATTACTTAAATGAAAATTGTTTGAAATAAGTGGCCGACTCGGTAGCTCAGCTGGTAGAGCAATACACTTTTAATGTATGGGTCCTGGGTTCGAATCCCAGCCGGGTCACTAGCAAAAAATATTACTAGATTCTGTAATTTTTTTGCCTGCGTGGTGAAATTGGTAGACACGCCATCTTGAGGGGGTGGTTTCCTAAGGATGTGCTGGTTCGAGTCCAGTCGCAGGCACTGCAAAGAAAATAAATTTTAGATTGTATATTGATTTAAAATTTGTAAATTAGAAATTGATGACCGACTCGGTAGCTCAGCTGGTAGAGCAATACACTTTTAATGTATGGGTCCTGGGTTCGAATCCCAGCCGGGTCACAAGTTTACTGAAAAGTAAATTTTTTTCATATTAATATTTTGTGATTTGGTGTTCAAAGGCTTCCTTCCGGAAGCCTTTGATTTTTATGTCTGTTCTTAATCTAAGTGCATATTGTCAATCAATCGTACATCATCTACAACCACAACGATAAAAGCTCTGTAAGATTTATCCTTATAAAAGAAATCTGTTTCTTTTAATGAGTTTTCATCTGCAATCATAAAATATTCTAACTTCATCCCATGTTGTTGGTCGAAAATATCAATGACTCTTTCTTTGATCTCAGGAACTGTTATAACCCTAAACCAGTCGTTAACTTTTTTCAGCGTTTCATAGATTACCTTTGATGCTTCTTTCCGGTCTTCATGCAGTCTTTGGTTTCTTGAGCTTAATGCTAAACCATTTTCAGCTCTATAAATAGGTACTCCTGTAATTTTTATCGGGAGCTGTTTCTTTTCTACCATTTTTTTGATGATGGCTAATTGCTGGAAATCCTTTTCTCCAAAATAAGCATTGTCAGGCTTTACCTGTCTGAAGAGCTCTTCTACAACGGTGCCCACTCCATCAAAATGTCCTGGTCTGGATTTGCCTTCCATCTCATTTTCAAGACCGTCAAAATCATAATGCTGACTTTCAGCTTTTTCAGGATAAATGTCTGCAACCTCAGGAATGTATACAGCGTCTACTAATCCGGAATTTTCTAAAATAAGAAGATCTCTATTAATATCACGTGGGTATTTTGACAGATCATCAGGATTGTTAAATTGCGTTGGATTAACGAAAATTGAAGAAATAACAAGGTCATTTTCTTTTCTGGCTTCTTCATATAAGGATAGGTGTCCATTATGCAAAGCTCCCATAGTAGGTGCAAAGCCTATTTTTTTTCCCATTTCTTTCTGTCTCTCAATGAAATCCTGAAGTGTTTTTTTATTTTTTAAAACTTCCATAATTAATTTTAATAGCAATTCAAAAATAGTAAAAATATCAGATAATAAAATGCGTTTTTGATAATTTGGAAAAGGTAATTTTCGTAAAAAAATGTTAATTAAAATAATGTTGGATGTTTTTTTGTAATTTTGCACATTAAAGCATTTTTACAAAAAATTAGATAGAAATTTATGCCGAATCAAAAAATACTGTACATTACTACGGAAATGTATCCATATCAGGAAGATACAAACATGGCTACTGTGGTAAACAAAATGGCACTTAAAATGCACAATGAAGGCAATGATGTAAGAGTTTTTATGCCAAGATTTGGACAAATAAGTGAAAGGAAGTTTCAACTTCATGAGGTAATCCGTCTTTCAGGAATGAATATTATTATTAATGATCTGGATCAGCCTTTGATCATTAAAGTAGCATCTCTTCCAGGAGAAAGACTTCAGGTTTACTTTATAGATAATGAAGAATATTTCAAAAGAAAACAATATTACTTTGAAGATGACGGCACCCCTTTCGAGGATAATGACGAAAGAGCAATATTTTTTGCAAGAGGAGTAATAGAAACAATTAAAAAGCTTAACTGGGTTCCGGATATTATTCATTTAAATGGATGGATGGCTTCTTTTGTTCCTATTTATCTTAAGACTTACTACAAATCAGATACTTACTTTAAAGACGCTAAAATTGTTCTTTCTCTGTACAATGAGAAAGATGCTCCTCTTAATGATAAGATTGGAGAAAAACTGGAATTTGATAATATTTCCGGACTAAAAGCGTTAGATAAACCAAGCTTTCAGAGTTTTGTCATTGAAAGCATGAACTATGTTGACGGTGTTGTAAAAGGAGATGAATTTTTGGATGGGGACTTGGATAAAGCCTTCAATGAAACATCAATTTCCAAATCGGAATATCTGGATATAGATTCTATAAACAAACTTTATTAAAAAGACATTTAATGACTCGTACTATTAAAAGAACTTTTGCCATACTTTCTCTGGCAATTTTCGGCAGTGTATTACTTTATAATTGTGAACCGGATCCGGATTCTTTGGGTGAACAATTATTTCTTGATGGAGCAGCTCAGGGTAAAGAAGTACCTTATGATATTATAGCCTTTAATATCGATAATAAGGATTCTATTAAGAGTGATGCTACTCAATTAGGATCAGCAGTTTTAGGTGCTTTTAAAGAAGGGCAATTTGGGATGCAAAAGGCATCTTATATTACTCAGTTGAGATTATCTACCTATAATCCTGATTTTGGGGCTAATGCTAAAGTAGATTCAGTCGTTTTAGTTCTGAAGCCTACCTATGCTTCGGATTCTCTTACAACCACTACCAACGAGGATTATATTTATCCGGATGGAAATGTAGCTGCTAAAAAGGAAGTGAAAACATATCCTATTAATAAATATGGTAAGGCTAAAACAACTTTCCATATTAATGTAAACGAGGTTACTGATTTCTTAAGATCTGCAACGGATAGTGTAAAATCAAATCAGAATTTTGCTTACGACGCAACCGTATTGGGAACAAAAGAGTTTAAAGGAACAATTAATACTGTAGCTATTACTAAAGATTCTGATAATAGCTCCATATTTACAACAACTACACCGGGAATAAGAATTCCTTTGGATAATGCCAAGACCCTGTTTCAGGAAAAAATTATTGATAAAAAAGGAAAGCCTGAATTGGCAGATGCTTCGAACTTTATCAGACATTTCAAAGGTCTTAGAATTTCTGTTCAGGAAAACGATGGGTATTTATTTCAGTTCTCTCCTAATGACATGGAATTGATCATGTATTATAAATATGACAAGACAGATAATGGAACAACGACAAGACCGCAAGCAACTTATGCATTTTCGTTAGGAGCTGGGAATACGCATATCGGACAATATACATATGACAGATCTGGATCTGGATATGGAACGGCATTATCAAGTGGTATGGTAGGAAACCGTGACAGTGGTGATAAAAAACTATTTGCTCAGGGAATGGGTGGCCCTTCTATTGGAGTGAAAATTCCTGATTCAGAAATCAATAAATTAAAAACCTTATATCAGAATGATAAGGCTGTTATTATCAGTGCTAAAATCAGAATATATACAGATGCATCAACCTGGAGTAATAATTATGGGAAACCTAATCTGTTTACTTTCTTACAAAAAGACAGAAAAGAAAAACAGGTGACACCTTATGTAACTACTACGGCGTTCACCAGCGATGTAGCTACGCTTGTGGGTTCTCCTAATTATACAATTTATAAAAGTTTCGATTTAGATAAAAATCCTGCTCACTATGATTTTATCGTTACAAAATCAGTAAAAGATCTAGTAGAAGGAAAACCGGAAGATTATACATCAAACAATACTAATAAATATTTTAGAATTGATATTGGTGGTTTCTTAGCAAATTCAGATAATACAGGTTTAGCAGGTTATAAATTCACATCAAGATCTTACACAAGAGACAGAGCTGTCTTTGTGGGTTCTGATCCGGCAGATGCCAAAAGAGTTCAGTTAATTGTTACTTACGCTAAAAAATAAAATTACAAAATACACCAAATAAAATAAATTATGTGCGGAATAGTTGGATATACAGGCTTTCAAGATGCTTATGATATAGTTATTAATGGTCTTAGAAGACTAGAATACAGAGGGTATGACAGTGCGGGAATTGTTCTGGAAAATGAAAACAATTCGTTTGAAGTTGAGAAAACAAAAGGAAAAGTTGATGATCTTTTCAATATTTCCCATCAACTGAAAGGTACTGCAAAAATGGGAATGGGGCATACACGTTGGGCAACCCATGGGGTTCCAAGTGACAGGAACTCACATCCGCATTTATCAAATAATAATAAAATAGCAATTATCCATAATGGAATCATAGAAAATTATGATACCATAAAAAAAATGCTTACTGAGAAAGGATTTACTTTTAAGTCTGAAACAGATACGGAAGTATTAGTAAATCTTATTCAGTATTTTATGGATATGAATGCTGAAACGGATTTTCCTACAGCGGTAAGATATGCTCTTAACGAGGTATATGGTGCATATGCGATCACAGTAATGCATGAAGATTACCCTGGGGTGTTAGTTGTCGGAAGATTAGGCTCTCCTTTGGCTATTGGAATTGGTGATAAAGAATATTTTATTGCTTCCGATGCATCTCCTTTTGTAGAATTTACAAAAGAAGCGATCTATTTAGAAGAAGGACATATGGCAACAATTTCTTTAGAAAAAGGAGTCGATATCAGAACGATCAACGAAAACTCTAAAATAGAGCCGGAAATTCAAAAATTGAAACTAAGCTTAGAGCAGATTGAAAAAGGAGGTTATGAACACTTCATGCTTAAGGAAATTTTTGAACAGCCCAAGTCCATTCATGATACAATGAGAGGAAGATTACTGGTAGATGAAGGGGTGATCAAAATGGCGGGGATCTGGGACCATGTTGAGAAGTTCAAGAATGCTAACAGAATTATTATCATTGCTTGCGGAACTTCATGGCATGCAGGTCTAATTGGCGAATATCTTATAGAGGAGTATGCTAGGATTCCTGTAGAAGTAGAATATGCATCAGAATTCAGATACAGAAATCCTATTATCACAGATAAAGATGTTGTCATAGCAATTTCCCAATCAGGAGAAACTGCTGATACAATGGCAGCTTTAAAGCTTGCAAAAGAAAAAGGAGCATTTATTTACGGTATTTGTAATGTAGTAGATTCGTCTATTGCAAGAATTACAGATGCAGGTTCATATACTCACGCAGGACCAGAAATTGGTGTTGCTTCTACAAAAGCGTTTACTGCTCAGCTTACCATTCTTACATTAATTGCATTGAAACTGGGTAAACATAATGGTAACTTAGGAAATGCAGAATTCATGAGCTTAATTGCAGAGCTGGATGCTATCCCTAAGAAAATTGAAGAAGTATTAAATACCACCAATGAACTTACGCAAGAGATTGCAAAAGATTTCGTAGGTGCTACTAATTTCCTTTATTTAGGTAGAGGATATAATTATCCGGCAGCTTTAGAGGGAGCTTTAAAATTAAAAGAGATCTCCTATATTCACGCAGAAGGGTATCCTGCTGCGGAGATGAAGCATGGTCCAATTGCACTCATTGATGAGAACATGCCAATTGTGATTATAGCTCCTAAAAAAGGGCATTATGATAAGATTGTAAGTAATGTTCAGGAAATAAAGGCTAGAAAAGGGAGATTGATTGCTGTAGTTAATAAAGGAGATCGACAGGTAAGTGAAATGGCAGACTATGTTATTGAGATTCCGGAGACCTCAGAATGTTTCTCTCCAATCGTGGCATCTGTGCCGCTACAATTGCTTGCTTACTACATTGCGGTGTACAGAGGAGCCAATGTAGACCAGCCCAGAAATCTAGCTAAGTCGGTAACTGTAGAATAAAAATACTTGGAAATAAAATAAATTTAGATTTCTCGCGTTATTTCAAAAAAAATCTTAAAAGTTTCTTAAAAAAATTATATATTTACGGCTTAATTATAAAAATTAACATGAAAAGGATATTTCTTTTATTATTGTCTGCGTCGGTAGCGTCGGTATCTTGTTCAGGTGGTGGTAGCTCTTCTGTAGGGAAGCCAGGAACAAAAGGAGAATTGATACCAAGAGAAAAAACTAAATCATTTGTTGCTGAAAGACCATACGGTATGGTTGCAATTCCTGCAGGATCATTTATTGCAGGTTTGGCTGATCAGGATATTACACATACTCCTGAAAAATCAACATTGAAAACAGTAACTGTTTCCTCATTCTTTATGGATGAAGCTGAAACTACTAATGCAGAATACAGAGTATTCATTAATT is a window from the Chryseobacterium sp. T16E-39 genome containing:
- a CDS encoding FMN-binding glutamate synthase family protein, which codes for MRDKFLLWGAIILIVSWAVAFLIMADWWIPILFTIIYAIGVYNVTQSKHAILRNFPVLGYFRYFFEDISPEMQQYFIERETDGKPFPRNQRSAVYRRAKNLSDTVPFGTQLEVNQRKYEGIKHSIYAKSPSEELPRVWVGGEQCTQPYHASLFNISAMSFGALSDRAQISLNRGAKKGNFYHNTGEGGISPHHLEGGDLCWQIGTGYFGCRDEEGKFNPDLFVKYSTLPNVKMIEIKLSQGAKPGHGGVLPGVKNTPEIAKIRHVTPGMTIISPPSHSSFSNAAGLLRFVEQLRELSGGKPVGFKLCIGDTKEFEDICVQMNVLKIYPDFITIDGAEGGTGAAPPEFSDGVGMPLEPALIFVNKTLNNYNVRNKLRVIASGKVLTSLDILRAISMGADMCNNARGFMFSLGCIQALRCNTNNCPTGVATQDKMLIKGLDVTDKSERVYHFHKNTLHTCNELIAAAGRSSYEEVDASMFMRGDEFDHLADLYFPDVLGNVRQKTRI
- a CDS encoding RNA-binding S4 domain-containing protein, producing MRIDKFLWSIRFYKTRTIATEEVKKNRVSIGDSVVKSSKEVKEGDVIKIRKNQVDYKIKVIQIPKSRMGAKLVPLHIKDVTDKEQYELLRLRKMTQDYYRNRGEGRPTKKDRRDMDGYVENDVASDFTDWDDFFGENSNEEDEGDEKS
- a CDS encoding shikimate kinase → MIISLVGYMGCGKSHISKILSEKINFKLIDLDKEISRRNKLTIPEIFEKKGEIYFRKLERETLEEILATEENLILSLGGGTPVYYNNMEIINNNSKSIFLRASIGTLTERLSKQKEKRPLIANISDENLPEFIAKHLFERNEFYNKALISVNTDSREPQDIVDEIVEKLYL
- the panC gene encoding pantoate--beta-alanine ligase; translated protein: MEVLKNKKTLQDFIERQKEMGKKIGFAPTMGALHNGHLSLYEEARKENDLVISSIFVNPTQFNNPDDLSKYPRDINRDLLILENSGLVDAVYIPEVADIYPEKAESQHYDFDGLENEMEGKSRPGHFDGVGTVVEELFRQVKPDNAYFGEKDFQQLAIIKKMVEKKQLPIKITGVPIYRAENGLALSSRNQRLHEDRKEASKVIYETLKKVNDWFRVITVPEIKERVIDIFDQQHGMKLEYFMIADENSLKETDFFYKDKSYRAFIVVVVDDVRLIDNMHLD
- a CDS encoding glycogen/starch synthase, with product MPNQKILYITTEMYPYQEDTNMATVVNKMALKMHNEGNDVRVFMPRFGQISERKFQLHEVIRLSGMNIIINDLDQPLIIKVASLPGERLQVYFIDNEEYFKRKQYYFEDDGTPFEDNDERAIFFARGVIETIKKLNWVPDIIHLNGWMASFVPIYLKTYYKSDTYFKDAKIVLSLYNEKDAPLNDKIGEKLEFDNISGLKALDKPSFQSFVIESMNYVDGVVKGDEFLDGDLDKAFNETSISKSEYLDIDSINKLY
- a CDS encoding DUF4270 family protein; translated protein: MTRTIKRTFAILSLAIFGSVLLYNCEPDPDSLGEQLFLDGAAQGKEVPYDIIAFNIDNKDSIKSDATQLGSAVLGAFKEGQFGMQKASYITQLRLSTYNPDFGANAKVDSVVLVLKPTYASDSLTTTTNEDYIYPDGNVAAKKEVKTYPINKYGKAKTTFHINVNEVTDFLRSATDSVKSNQNFAYDATVLGTKEFKGTINTVAITKDSDNSSIFTTTTPGIRIPLDNAKTLFQEKIIDKKGKPELADASNFIRHFKGLRISVQENDGYLFQFSPNDMELIMYYKYDKTDNGTTTRPQATYAFSLGAGNTHIGQYTYDRSGSGYGTALSSGMVGNRDSGDKKLFAQGMGGPSIGVKIPDSEINKLKTLYQNDKAVIISAKIRIYTDASTWSNNYGKPNLFTFLQKDRKEKQVTPYVTTTAFTSDVATLVGSPNYTIYKSFDLDKNPAHYDFIVTKSVKDLVEGKPEDYTSNNTNKYFRIDIGGFLANSDNTGLAGYKFTSRSYTRDRAVFVGSDPADAKRVQLIVTYAKK
- the glmS gene encoding glutamine--fructose-6-phosphate transaminase (isomerizing), coding for MCGIVGYTGFQDAYDIVINGLRRLEYRGYDSAGIVLENENNSFEVEKTKGKVDDLFNISHQLKGTAKMGMGHTRWATHGVPSDRNSHPHLSNNNKIAIIHNGIIENYDTIKKMLTEKGFTFKSETDTEVLVNLIQYFMDMNAETDFPTAVRYALNEVYGAYAITVMHEDYPGVLVVGRLGSPLAIGIGDKEYFIASDASPFVEFTKEAIYLEEGHMATISLEKGVDIRTINENSKIEPEIQKLKLSLEQIEKGGYEHFMLKEIFEQPKSIHDTMRGRLLVDEGVIKMAGIWDHVEKFKNANRIIIIACGTSWHAGLIGEYLIEEYARIPVEVEYASEFRYRNPIITDKDVVIAISQSGETADTMAALKLAKEKGAFIYGICNVVDSSIARITDAGSYTHAGPEIGVASTKAFTAQLTILTLIALKLGKHNGNLGNAEFMSLIAELDAIPKKIEEVLNTTNELTQEIAKDFVGATNFLYLGRGYNYPAALEGALKLKEISYIHAEGYPAAEMKHGPIALIDENMPIVIIAPKKGHYDKIVSNVQEIKARKGRLIAVVNKGDRQVSEMADYVIEIPETSECFSPIVASVPLQLLAYYIAVYRGANVDQPRNLAKSVTVE